In a genomic window of Ralstonia nicotianae:
- a CDS encoding T6SS effector BTH_I2691 family protein, which yields MACTTPCEQCNRKGLPILFTRYSAGYSSRPEGLSILEKFRPAGRLQAQPGGVPIKTARYGVRMLRAGYLYLRIERRGLLEWEGYAVHPHGYLQQFPVMLPANGEARIACERDARQANNSLIWIKDAKNVKSLWYAFHPDPIDPQHLKREIEPNPAKYMQRFDVAGWQVGSTSQADSLEPAQLDKQVLEFAALSDEQVQMVGNEQCFGLMGMTPQERAWGNYETEENEQQFIAVPDAPPVVIDDVRTVLITQPTYQQKHGTRLEAMRKFLLDNKGAVVACEDALGIGQELSLHHLTAAIPYIKWLKDTDGQGVSNAWKDSASRSVHAIKSALEKKAVADYDSSIDNLRGAREVMGGHYPGSDSQEPIRLRRPDGTYETITVQELNRRRIAKLNQQIEQRTATRPKAVENASGAALTSVTTFCNMDAVNAFDTIHRQKLKQRDAEMDHIAEDLIAWIKSDSLTERALGLYNENVSSDAAEDGMRCASQLCMVLLQLDTSPKGRAWYEALDLFTPHKKNLVWRMLSLNNREISQEMEGALKQLNRALPPDDSVPADARDTANDQKAYADALAAIKAMGKTIKNADKINKEAAKIMAAIDDYKAGKDKAAAITKGKDSLAEIRKAALESRSAVLLAAVMGKVRSAPAMKWEAALARAQALLLANGLGAKAAAYIVEQQQAKLSNQQRKDVFQYLTTSIQKKIRNLFNRSGADSAAQEMRVGYVLCGVNTLAVLPALARAYSRQDPRSLADLTGAASALVGSLKQVRADFYEKAVFKKVPDVLARQAQKTSVTVVAERELLALKAGAARYVVAGTIVAIVVDVVDREIALQEGNDDLAMAYGARAIAGGLSVFGTFGAARYITAPQWLLRLNLWSAVATVALTLLIAKIKGKAWENWLQAQPFHKAGSKKTPHKSEVEMARDLADALAEIDG from the coding sequence ATGGCTTGCACCACCCCATGTGAGCAATGCAACCGCAAGGGGTTGCCGATCCTGTTCACGCGCTATTCCGCTGGCTATAGCTCACGGCCGGAAGGGTTGTCCATCCTCGAAAAATTCAGGCCGGCCGGGCGCTTGCAGGCACAGCCGGGCGGCGTGCCGATCAAGACCGCGCGCTACGGTGTGCGGATGCTGCGCGCTGGCTATCTGTATCTGCGCATCGAGCGACGTGGCTTGCTGGAGTGGGAGGGGTATGCCGTGCATCCGCATGGCTATCTTCAGCAGTTTCCGGTGATGCTGCCGGCAAACGGCGAGGCACGGATCGCTTGCGAGCGCGATGCACGGCAGGCCAACAACAGCCTGATCTGGATCAAGGACGCCAAGAACGTCAAATCGCTGTGGTACGCGTTCCACCCCGACCCCATCGACCCGCAGCACCTCAAGCGCGAGATCGAGCCGAACCCGGCCAAGTACATGCAGCGTTTCGACGTGGCGGGCTGGCAGGTCGGCAGTACGAGCCAGGCCGATAGCCTGGAACCGGCGCAGCTGGACAAGCAGGTGCTCGAATTCGCGGCGCTGAGCGATGAACAGGTGCAGATGGTCGGCAATGAGCAGTGCTTTGGCCTGATGGGCATGACGCCGCAGGAGCGGGCCTGGGGGAACTATGAGACCGAGGAGAACGAGCAGCAATTCATCGCGGTGCCGGATGCGCCCCCCGTGGTCATCGACGATGTGCGCACCGTTCTCATTACGCAGCCGACGTATCAGCAGAAGCACGGCACTCGATTGGAGGCCATGCGCAAGTTCCTTCTGGACAACAAGGGTGCGGTCGTCGCCTGCGAAGATGCGCTCGGAATCGGCCAGGAGTTGAGCCTGCATCATTTGACGGCTGCGATCCCGTACATCAAGTGGCTCAAGGACACGGACGGGCAGGGCGTCAGCAATGCCTGGAAGGACAGTGCCAGCCGCAGCGTCCACGCCATCAAGTCTGCGTTGGAGAAGAAGGCGGTCGCGGACTATGACAGCTCAATCGATAACCTGCGCGGCGCGCGCGAGGTCATGGGCGGGCACTACCCGGGTTCGGACAGCCAGGAGCCGATCCGGCTGCGCCGCCCTGACGGCACTTACGAAACGATCACCGTCCAGGAGCTGAACCGGCGACGCATTGCGAAGCTGAACCAGCAGATCGAGCAGCGGACCGCAACGCGCCCGAAGGCAGTCGAAAACGCCAGCGGCGCGGCGCTGACCAGCGTGACGACCTTTTGCAACATGGATGCGGTCAACGCGTTCGACACCATACACCGGCAAAAGCTCAAGCAGCGCGACGCGGAGATGGACCACATCGCCGAAGACCTCATTGCGTGGATCAAATCGGACAGCCTGACGGAGAGGGCACTGGGGCTGTACAACGAGAACGTCTCGTCCGACGCGGCAGAAGACGGCATGCGCTGCGCGAGCCAGCTGTGCATGGTCCTGCTGCAACTGGATACCAGCCCGAAAGGGCGTGCCTGGTACGAGGCCTTGGACCTGTTCACGCCGCACAAGAAGAATCTGGTATGGCGCATGCTGAGCCTGAACAACCGGGAGATCAGCCAGGAAATGGAGGGTGCGCTCAAGCAGCTGAACCGGGCGCTGCCGCCGGATGATTCCGTGCCGGCCGATGCCCGGGACACCGCGAACGACCAGAAGGCTTACGCCGACGCACTGGCCGCCATCAAGGCAATGGGCAAGACGATCAAGAACGCCGACAAGATCAACAAGGAAGCGGCCAAGATCATGGCGGCGATTGACGACTACAAGGCCGGCAAAGACAAGGCGGCCGCCATCACCAAGGGGAAGGACTCGCTGGCGGAGATCCGCAAGGCGGCACTGGAGAGCCGCTCGGCCGTGCTGCTGGCGGCCGTCATGGGCAAGGTCCGGTCGGCGCCGGCCATGAAGTGGGAAGCGGCGCTGGCCAGGGCGCAGGCGTTGCTGCTGGCGAACGGGCTGGGGGCGAAGGCTGCGGCATATATCGTGGAGCAGCAGCAGGCCAAGCTCAGCAACCAGCAGCGCAAGGATGTGTTCCAGTACCTGACGACATCGATCCAGAAGAAGATCAGGAATCTTTTCAATCGAAGTGGGGCGGACAGCGCGGCGCAGGAAATGCGCGTGGGCTATGTCCTGTGCGGGGTGAATACATTGGCGGTCCTGCCCGCGCTGGCTCGCGCTTATTCGCGCCAAGATCCGCGCTCGCTGGCGGATTTGACCGGTGCAGCGTCGGCGCTGGTTGGCTCGCTCAAGCAGGTGCGGGCGGATTTTTACGAGAAGGCGGTGTTCAAGAAGGTGCCGGATGTGTTGGCGCGGCAAGCACAGAAGACGAGTGTGACCGTGGTTGCGGAAAGGGAATTGCTAGCGCTGAAGGCGGGGGCTGCGCGGTATGTGGTGGCAGGGACGATTGTTGCAATTGTCGTAGATGTCGTGGATAGGGAGATTGCGCTACAAGAGGGAAACGATGATCTAGCCATGGCTTATGGCGCCCGTGCTATAGCTGGCGGTCTATCCGTATTCGGAACATTTGGGGCCGCCAGATATATCACAGCGCCACAGTGGCTGCTGCGCCTGAATCTTTGGAGTGCTGTTGCTACGGTGGCCCTAACACTGTTGATTGCAAAAATCAAAGGTAAGGCCTGGGAGAACTGGTTGCAGGCGCAGCCGTTCCATAAAGCAGGCAGTAAAAAAACTCCCCATAAGAGTGAAGTCGAAATGGCGAGAGACCTGGCGGACGCGTTGGCTGAAATTGATGGGTAA
- a CDS encoding ABC transporter permease, with amino-acid sequence MTITADTTPDSTARLKRELKSAEARRRAMALALVAPLALFLLLIFVVPIGALLTRAVQNPEVADALPRTVAALKSWDRRTPPADAAYAALADDLTATQAGEAMGALARRLNTEISGFRSLVAKTARAMPLADEQGHALAPAQTRARLVELDERWADTAYWQAIAKNSSRTSPFYLLAALDHRQDAFGHIEATDPDEQIYVTVFGRTFVISAVVTLLTLLLGYPLAYWISTLSERRANLVMVLVLIPFWTSILVRVAAWIVLLQSEGLVNHALMGLGLIREPLALLFNRIGVYISMTHILLPFMILPLYSVMKSIPSTYQRAAVSLGSHPFAAFWRVYVPQTYPGVGAGALLVFILALGYYITPALLGGPNDQMVSYYVAYFTNVTINWGMACALGALLLAATLVLYGVYGRFTRAKANAR; translated from the coding sequence ATGACGATCACGGCTGACACGACCCCCGATTCGACAGCCAGACTCAAACGCGAGCTCAAGAGCGCGGAAGCGCGCCGGCGCGCCATGGCGCTGGCCCTGGTGGCGCCGCTCGCCCTCTTCCTCTTGCTCATCTTCGTGGTGCCGATCGGCGCGCTGCTGACCCGCGCGGTGCAAAACCCCGAGGTGGCGGATGCCCTACCCAGGACGGTCGCCGCGCTCAAGAGCTGGGACCGCAGGACCCCGCCGGCCGACGCCGCCTACGCCGCCCTCGCCGACGACCTGACCGCCACGCAGGCCGGCGAGGCGATGGGCGCCCTGGCCCGCCGCCTGAACACCGAAATCTCCGGCTTCCGCTCGCTGGTCGCCAAGACCGCGCGCGCCATGCCGCTCGCCGACGAACAAGGCCATGCGCTGGCGCCGGCCCAGACCCGCGCCCGGCTGGTCGAGCTCGACGAGCGCTGGGCCGACACCGCCTACTGGCAGGCCATCGCCAAGAACAGCAGCCGCACCTCGCCGTTCTACCTGCTGGCCGCGCTCGACCACCGCCAGGACGCCTTCGGCCATATCGAGGCGACCGACCCCGACGAGCAGATCTACGTCACCGTGTTCGGCCGCACCTTCGTCATCAGCGCCGTGGTCACGCTGCTCACGCTGCTGCTGGGCTACCCGCTGGCGTACTGGATCTCGACGCTGTCGGAGCGCCGCGCCAACCTGGTGATGGTGCTGGTGCTGATTCCGTTCTGGACCTCGATCCTGGTGCGCGTGGCCGCGTGGATCGTGCTGCTGCAGAGCGAGGGCCTCGTCAACCATGCGCTGATGGGCCTGGGGCTGATCCGCGAGCCGCTGGCGCTGCTGTTCAACCGCATTGGCGTCTATATCTCGATGACGCACATCCTGCTGCCGTTCATGATCCTGCCCCTGTACAGCGTGATGAAGTCGATCCCGTCCACCTACCAGCGTGCGGCGGTGTCGCTGGGCAGCCATCCGTTCGCGGCGTTCTGGCGCGTGTATGTGCCGCAGACCTACCCGGGCGTGGGTGCCGGCGCGCTGCTGGTGTTCATCCTCGCGCTCGGCTACTACATCACGCCCGCGCTGCTGGGCGGCCCGAACGACCAGATGGTCAGCTACTACGTGGCGTACTTCACCAACGTCACCATCAACTGGGGCATGGCATGCGCGCTGGGCGCGCTGCTGCTGGCGGCCACGCTGGTGCTGTACGGCGTCTACGGCCGCTTCACGCGCGCCAAGGCCAACGCGCGCTGA
- a CDS encoding ABC transporter permease, protein MKFARPMFAPHTSLIERIWYFALRGLAVLTLLYLVLPVLVIVPLSFSSSTFLAYPIPSYSLRWYQNLVSSEEWRMAAKNSFIVAPAATLVATVFGTLAAIGLNKAEFRGKALLMAILVSPMIVPVVVVGVGMYLFFAPLGLANTYIGLILAHAALGVPFVVTTVLATLQGFNHNLVRASLSLGANPVTTFFRITLPVIAPGVISGALFAFATSFDEVVVTLFLAGADQVTLPRQMFTGIRENISPTIAALATILIVFSTCLLLTFEWLRGRAAAKAVA, encoded by the coding sequence ATGAAATTCGCCAGGCCGATGTTCGCCCCGCACACCTCGCTCATCGAGCGCATCTGGTACTTCGCGCTGCGCGGCCTGGCCGTGCTGACGCTGCTCTACCTGGTGCTGCCGGTGCTGGTGATCGTGCCGCTGTCGTTCTCGTCGAGCACCTTCCTCGCCTACCCGATCCCCAGCTACTCGCTGCGCTGGTACCAGAACCTGGTCAGCTCCGAAGAATGGCGCATGGCCGCCAAGAACAGCTTCATCGTGGCGCCTGCCGCCACGCTGGTAGCGACCGTGTTCGGCACGCTGGCCGCCATCGGCCTGAACAAGGCGGAATTCCGCGGCAAGGCGCTGCTGATGGCGATCCTGGTCTCGCCGATGATCGTGCCGGTGGTGGTGGTCGGGGTCGGCATGTACCTGTTCTTCGCGCCGCTCGGGCTGGCCAACACCTACATCGGCCTGATCCTGGCGCATGCGGCGCTCGGCGTGCCCTTCGTGGTGACGACGGTGCTGGCGACGCTGCAGGGCTTCAACCACAACCTCGTGCGCGCCAGCCTGTCGCTGGGCGCCAACCCCGTCACGACGTTCTTCCGCATCACCCTGCCGGTGATCGCGCCGGGCGTGATTTCCGGGGCGCTGTTCGCCTTCGCGACCTCGTTCGACGAAGTGGTGGTCACACTGTTCCTCGCCGGCGCCGACCAGGTCACGCTGCCGCGCCAGATGTTCACCGGCATCCGCGAGAACATCTCGCCGACCATCGCCGCGCTCGCCACCATCCTGATCGTGTTCTCCACCTGCCTGCTGCTGACCTTCGAATGGCTGCGCGGCCGGGCCGCGGCCAAGGCGGTGGCCTGA
- a CDS encoding ABC transporter substrate-binding protein, translated as MKPIAKTRLSLLAAAFAVACGAHAAEVTVVNFGGANGDAQKAAFNKPFEAQTGNKVTAVEYNGEQAKIKAMVEAKHVNWDVVEVESGDIGRGCDEGLFEKLDWSKIAKKADLVPEAPHTCGVGFFVWSTALAYNADKLKAAPSGWADFWDVKKFPGKRGMRKGARYNLEFALMADGVPVKDVYKVLATKDGQNRAFKKLDQLKPYIQWWEAGAQPPQFLVAGDVVMSTAFNGRIDAAQREGKNLKVVWNGSIYDLDYWAIPKGTPNKALAEQYIAYTLSQKAQQEYAKHIAYGPANLAAIKALDAKTQANLPNSPENGKSAVLQNLQFWTDHGDELEQRFASWASK; from the coding sequence ATGAAACCCATCGCGAAGACGCGCCTGAGCTTGCTCGCCGCAGCATTCGCCGTCGCCTGCGGCGCGCACGCGGCGGAGGTCACCGTCGTCAACTTCGGCGGCGCCAACGGCGACGCGCAGAAGGCCGCATTCAACAAGCCGTTCGAGGCGCAGACCGGCAACAAGGTCACCGCCGTCGAGTACAACGGCGAGCAGGCCAAGATCAAGGCCATGGTCGAAGCCAAGCACGTCAACTGGGACGTGGTCGAAGTCGAGTCGGGCGACATCGGCCGCGGCTGCGACGAGGGCCTGTTCGAGAAACTCGACTGGTCCAAGATCGCCAAGAAGGCCGACCTGGTGCCCGAGGCGCCGCACACCTGCGGCGTCGGCTTCTTCGTCTGGTCGACGGCGCTGGCCTACAACGCCGACAAGCTCAAGGCCGCCCCCAGCGGCTGGGCCGACTTCTGGGACGTGAAGAAATTCCCGGGCAAGCGCGGCATGCGCAAGGGCGCGCGCTACAACCTGGAGTTCGCGCTGATGGCCGACGGCGTGCCGGTCAAGGACGTCTACAAAGTGCTCGCCACCAAGGACGGCCAGAACCGCGCCTTCAAGAAGCTCGACCAGCTCAAGCCCTACATCCAGTGGTGGGAAGCCGGCGCGCAGCCGCCGCAGTTCCTGGTGGCCGGCGACGTGGTGATGTCCACCGCCTTCAACGGCCGCATCGACGCCGCGCAGCGCGAAGGCAAGAACCTCAAGGTGGTCTGGAACGGCAGCATCTACGACCTGGACTACTGGGCGATCCCCAAGGGCACGCCGAACAAGGCGCTGGCCGAGCAGTACATCGCCTACACGCTGTCGCAGAAGGCCCAGCAGGAATACGCCAAGCACATCGCCTACGGCCCGGCCAACCTGGCCGCGATCAAGGCGCTCGATGCGAAGACCCAGGCCAACCTGCCCAACTCGCCCGAGAACGGCAAGAGCGCGGTGCTGCAGAACCTGCAGTTCTGGACCGACCACGGCGATGAGCTGGAGCAGCGCTTCGCCTCGTGGGCATCGAAGTAA
- a CDS encoding SDR family NAD(P)-dependent oxidoreductase, with protein sequence MTQPQSPTPIALVTGGSRGLGRNMVQKLARGGTDVIFTYRSNQAEAQALVAELAALGRRAAALQLDAGQIATFAAFADAVRGVLAQWQRERIDALVNNAGIGIHASLAEMTEAQFDALMNVHFKGVFFLTQALLPLIADGGRIVNISSGLTRFAFVGYGAYAAMKGAVEVLTKYMAKELGPRGIAVNVVAPGAIETDFGGGRVRDDANLNAMVAAQTALGRVGLPDDIGGVVASLLAPDNRWINAQRIEASGGMFL encoded by the coding sequence ATGACCCAACCCCAATCCCCCACCCCCATCGCCCTGGTCACCGGCGGCAGCCGCGGCCTCGGCAGGAACATGGTGCAGAAGCTGGCCCGCGGCGGCACCGATGTGATCTTCACCTACCGCAGCAACCAGGCCGAGGCGCAGGCGCTGGTCGCGGAACTGGCCGCGCTCGGACGCCGCGCCGCCGCGCTGCAGCTGGACGCCGGCCAGATCGCCACCTTCGCCGCATTCGCCGATGCGGTGCGCGGCGTGCTGGCGCAATGGCAGCGCGAGCGCATCGACGCGCTCGTCAACAATGCCGGCATCGGCATCCACGCCAGTCTGGCCGAGATGACCGAAGCGCAGTTCGATGCGCTGATGAACGTGCACTTCAAGGGCGTGTTTTTCCTGACGCAGGCGCTGCTGCCGCTGATTGCCGATGGCGGGCGCATCGTCAACATCTCGTCGGGGCTGACGCGCTTTGCCTTCGTGGGCTACGGCGCCTACGCGGCGATGAAGGGCGCGGTCGAGGTGCTGACGAAATACATGGCGAAGGAACTCGGCCCGCGCGGCATTGCGGTGAACGTGGTGGCGCCGGGGGCGATCGAGACCGACTTCGGCGGTGGCCGGGTGCGCGATGACGCAAACCTGAACGCCATGGTGGCCGCGCAGACGGCGCTGGGCCGCGTGGGCCTGCCGGACGATATCGGCGGGGTGGTGGCGTCGCTGCTGGCGCCGGACAACCGCTGGATCAACGCACAGCGGATCGAGGCGTCGGGCGGGATGTTCCTCTAG
- a CDS encoding MFS transporter, producing the protein MEFLLALLLLSLPIIAAVFFLEGLYYSIKITNHLFMGGLFVAMVGFCALFWPLSIAPTFFTYLRPRYRFNRTTRKVYVLRPKRYGGNVILDWDRVKAHVNWCAPREMTPDQIDDKFARTLRQEDGGGPFSVRGLVLYWPPLDPDDPERKGEDVLWVGPKLAGEPLWQYIRTFMEEGMDKVPEPNEYEWLRKGFHTPGQHLEETELSASRALDDLGGRGHNSAQTQFAFLMTFLWAPLHCLAERLCKWPTFPEEWNSDCGQKRREDGIGPEEPVRWKPSLENIVAEQRPRAHV; encoded by the coding sequence TTGGAGTTCTTGCTGGCACTTCTTTTGCTGTCCTTGCCAATTATTGCGGCAGTGTTTTTTTTGGAGGGTTTGTATTATTCCATCAAGATCACAAATCATTTATTTATGGGCGGACTTTTTGTTGCAATGGTCGGATTTTGTGCGCTATTTTGGCCTCTCTCCATCGCCCCGACTTTTTTCACTTACCTTCGCCCTCGCTACCGCTTCAATCGCACCACACGCAAGGTGTATGTCCTACGCCCAAAGCGATATGGCGGAAACGTCATCCTTGACTGGGATCGCGTCAAGGCACACGTGAACTGGTGCGCCCCGCGAGAAATGACTCCCGACCAAATCGACGACAAGTTTGCGCGCACGCTTCGTCAGGAGGACGGCGGAGGTCCTTTCAGTGTGCGCGGGCTGGTGCTGTACTGGCCGCCGCTGGACCCGGACGACCCGGAGCGCAAGGGCGAGGATGTCCTTTGGGTCGGCCCCAAACTCGCCGGCGAGCCACTCTGGCAATACATCCGCACCTTCATGGAAGAAGGCATGGACAAGGTGCCGGAACCAAACGAATACGAATGGCTGCGCAAGGGCTTCCATACGCCAGGGCAGCATCTGGAGGAGACGGAACTGTCCGCCTCGCGTGCGCTGGATGATCTCGGAGGCCGTGGTCACAACTCCGCGCAAACGCAGTTTGCCTTCCTGATGACGTTTCTTTGGGCACCGCTGCACTGTTTAGCCGAGCGCCTATGCAAGTGGCCGACGTTTCCTGAAGAATGGAACAGCGACTGCGGCCAAAAGCGCCGCGAGGATGGCATCGGGCCGGAAGAACCGGTGCGGTGGAAACCTTCACTAGAAAACATCGTCGCCGAGCAGAGACCGCGTGCGCATGTTTAG
- a CDS encoding ABC transporter ATP-binding protein, which produces MKTDDVIVSFRGVRKTYDGETLVVKHLDLDIYQGEFLTLLGPSGSGKTTCLMMLAGFEFPTGGEIRLEGTLLNTVPPHKRNIGMVFQNYALFPHLTVAQNVEYPLTVRKLAAAERAERVHHALKMVRMEGFAKRYPAQLSGGQQQRIALARALVFEPKLVLMDEPLGALDKQLREHMQYELKSLHEKLGVTFVYVTHDQGEALTMSDRVAVFDKGVVQQLDTVDRLYESPCNAFVANFIGDSNTLRGTVVGLDGDYCQLQLNDGARVIGRNVAGAPVGAAAVGCIRPERMRLAEPADAGAGNALAGQTRGLVYFGDHVRMRCALPEQAECFVKVPLGTRALESFAPGAPIRLEFAPEHLRVFT; this is translated from the coding sequence ATGAAGACCGACGACGTGATCGTCAGCTTTCGCGGTGTGCGCAAGACCTACGACGGCGAGACCCTGGTGGTCAAGCACCTGGACCTGGACATCTATCAGGGCGAGTTCCTGACGCTGCTCGGCCCGTCCGGCTCCGGCAAGACGACCTGCCTGATGATGCTGGCCGGCTTCGAGTTTCCGACCGGCGGCGAGATCCGCCTCGAAGGCACCCTGCTCAACACCGTGCCGCCGCACAAGCGCAACATCGGCATGGTGTTCCAGAACTACGCGCTGTTCCCGCACCTCACGGTCGCGCAGAACGTCGAGTACCCGCTCACCGTGCGCAAGCTTGCCGCCGCCGAGCGCGCCGAGCGTGTCCACCATGCCCTGAAGATGGTGCGCATGGAGGGCTTCGCCAAGCGCTATCCCGCGCAGCTCTCCGGCGGCCAGCAGCAGCGCATCGCCCTGGCGCGCGCGCTGGTGTTCGAACCCAAGCTGGTGCTGATGGACGAGCCGCTCGGCGCGCTGGACAAGCAGCTGCGCGAGCACATGCAGTACGAGCTGAAGTCGCTGCACGAGAAGCTGGGCGTGACCTTCGTCTACGTCACGCACGACCAGGGCGAGGCGCTGACCATGTCCGACCGCGTGGCCGTGTTCGACAAGGGCGTGGTGCAGCAGCTCGACACGGTCGACCGCCTCTACGAATCCCCCTGCAACGCATTCGTCGCCAACTTCATCGGCGACAGCAACACGCTGCGCGGCACCGTCGTCGGCCTCGACGGCGACTACTGCCAACTGCAATTGAACGACGGCGCGCGCGTGATCGGCCGCAACGTCGCCGGCGCGCCGGTCGGGGCCGCCGCCGTCGGCTGCATCCGGCCCGAGCGCATGCGCCTGGCCGAGCCCGCCGATGCCGGCGCCGGCAACGCGCTCGCCGGCCAGACGCGCGGCCTGGTGTATTTCGGCGACCACGTCCGCATGCGCTGCGCCCTGCCCGAGCAGGCGGAGTGCTTCGTCAAGGTGCCGCTCGGCACGCGCGCGCTCGAATCGTTCGCGCCGGGCGCGCCGATCCGGCTGGAATTCGCGCCCGAGCACCTGCGCGTCTTCACCTGA
- a CDS encoding LysR family transcriptional regulator translates to MSNPLEAMQIFIRVAELASFTRAAESLGIPKPAASVAVQQLETLLGTRLLHRTTRKVQLTQDGQAFFERSQDLLADMEELQTMFRQSPQALRGRLRVDMPAGVARKVVIPALPAFLDAHPQLEIELSSTDRRVDLVREGFDCVLRIGTLGDSSLIARPLGQLPQMNCASPAYIARYGMPRSLDDLDHHRLVHYVQTLGTRAPGWEYRIDGRTAHRPMPGVVTVSTAESYEAACQAGLGIIQAPVSVLAPQVARGELVEVLPQYRPAPMPVSLVYPNRRNLPVRVQVFMHWVAEQLAPHLAPITPDA, encoded by the coding sequence ATGTCCAACCCGCTGGAAGCGATGCAGATCTTCATCCGCGTGGCCGAACTCGCCAGCTTCACGCGCGCGGCCGAAAGCCTGGGAATTCCCAAGCCGGCCGCCTCCGTGGCGGTGCAGCAGCTGGAGACGCTGCTCGGCACGCGCCTGCTGCATCGGACCACGCGCAAGGTCCAGCTCACGCAGGACGGCCAGGCCTTCTTCGAGCGCAGCCAGGACCTGCTGGCCGACATGGAGGAGTTGCAAACGATGTTCCGCCAGAGCCCGCAGGCGCTGCGCGGCCGGCTGCGCGTCGACATGCCGGCGGGCGTCGCGCGCAAAGTCGTCATCCCCGCCCTGCCCGCCTTCCTGGATGCCCATCCGCAGCTCGAGATCGAGCTCTCCAGCACCGACCGCCGCGTCGACCTGGTCCGCGAAGGCTTCGACTGCGTGCTGCGCATCGGCACGCTCGGCGACAGCAGCCTGATCGCCCGCCCGCTCGGCCAGCTGCCGCAGATGAACTGCGCCAGCCCCGCCTACATCGCGCGCTACGGCATGCCGCGCTCGCTGGACGACCTCGACCATCACCGCCTCGTCCACTACGTGCAGACCCTGGGCACCAGGGCGCCGGGCTGGGAATACCGCATCGACGGACGGACGGCCCATCGCCCCATGCCGGGGGTGGTGACGGTCAGCACGGCCGAGAGCTACGAAGCCGCCTGCCAGGCCGGGCTGGGGATCATCCAGGCGCCGGTGTCCGTGCTCGCGCCACAGGTCGCGCGCGGCGAGCTGGTGGAGGTGCTGCCGCAGTACCGGCCGGCGCCGATGCCGGTGTCGCTGGTGTATCCGAACCGGCGCAACCTGCCGGTGCGAGTGCAGGTGTTCATGCACTGGGTGGCCGAACAGCTCGCGCCGCACCTGGCGCCGATCACGCCGGACGCTTAG